AGGAGGAGTATCTCGCTCTCTGTCTCATCATGCTCGCTCGCGGCGGCTCTCCTGCTCCCGCTCCCGCTCCCATCCCCTCCGCCGCAAAACCCGCTCTCTCCGACAACAACTCCGCGCCTCTCCCCGCCAAACTCAACTACAAATGCTCCGTCTGCAACAAGGCCTTCTCCTCTTACCAAGCCCTCGGCGGCCACAAGGCCAGCCACCGTAAGTTATCTGGCGCCGGCGAAGACCAGCCCACCTCCTCCAGCGTCACCACGACTTCTGCGTCCAACGGCGGAGGTAGGACCCACGAGTGCTCCATATGCCACAAAACATTCCCCACGGGACAGGCCTTGGGAGGACACAAACGTTGTCACTACGAaggcggcggcggcggtggtAACAGCGCTGTGACCGCCTCCGAAGGTGTGGGGTCCACTCACACAGGAAGCCACCGC
This DNA window, taken from Vigna radiata var. radiata cultivar VC1973A chromosome 5, Vradiata_ver6, whole genome shotgun sequence, encodes the following:
- the LOC106759864 gene encoding zinc finger protein ZAT10-like, which translates into the protein MALQALQSPTAATPSFTPFQEDTLAYLDTPWAKGKRSKRSRMDQHPSCTEEEYLALCLIMLARGGSPAPAPAPIPSAAKPALSDNNSAPLPAKLNYKCSVCNKAFSSYQALGGHKASHRKLSGAGEDQPTSSSVTTTSASNGGGRTHECSICHKTFPTGQALGGHKRCHYEGGGGGGNSAVTASEGVGSTHTGSHRDFDLNLPAFPDFPTRFSVDEEVSSPHPSKKPRLHLSIPKIEIPRC